In one window of Musa acuminata AAA Group cultivar baxijiao chromosome BXJ3-2, Cavendish_Baxijiao_AAA, whole genome shotgun sequence DNA:
- the LOC103970173 gene encoding receptor-like cytosolic serine/threonine-protein kinase RBK1 isoform X2, which yields MKLIEYFLQSPELDQEEAPKSNSNSVEAEQLSPKEAQKDPSIPVKGTEENEQSSKAESEDNSVDGSDQRSLDGAALDHNSIVESEAHSVDGSDQNSPRGVLDSTSSAESDGNSSSSDTSSVDRSIAPCGTRLESHSVQWRNLIAGFIMRKKRSMPRLSTFPPATGRSSLRRALERIRSSKDGTESGRIVVEVKMARPSWRSFAYEELAAATDRFSSDKLVGKGGHAEVYKGCLGDGQLVAVKRLIKRESEEERIGDFLSELGIIAHVNHPNAAQLLGFSVEGGLHLVLQFSPHGSLASLLHGSKEALDWRVRFQIAAGIAEGLRYLHEGCQRRIIHRDIKASNILLTEDFQPQISDFGLAKWLPDKWNHHVVFPIEGTFGYLAPEYFMHGVVNEKTDVFAFGVLLLELITGRRAIDSSRQSLVIWALCLHQARPLLDANSVKQLVDPSLEDSYDAKELARALQVASACIHHLSTSRPTMNEVVRLLRGEEGLMEIIGKESNYKVARPPLIDTCDMDDYTSSRYLNDLHRHKQLALEQ from the exons ATGAAGTTGATCGAGTATTTTCTTCAATCTCCAGAGCTTGATCAGGAAGAAGCCCCCAAGAGTAATTCGAACTCTGTAGAAG CAGAGCAGCTTTCTCCCAAGGAGGCGCAGAAGGATCCTTCGATTCCGGTAAAAG GAACAGAGGAGAATGAACAGAGTTCCAAAGCAGAGAGTGAAGACAACAGCGTTGATGGCTCCGATCAGAGATCACTCGATGGAGCTGCGCTCGATCACAACTCCATAGTAGAGTCCGAAGCCCACAGCGTCGATGGCTCCGACCAGAACTCGCCCAGAGGCGTGCTTGACTCTACATCAAGTGCAGAATCCGAtgggaacagcagcagcagcgacacTTCATCGGTGGACCGATCGATAGCCCCATGCGGGACAAGACTGGAGTCCCACAGCGTGCAGTGGCGCAACCTGATTGCAGGTTTCATAATGAGAAAGAAAAGGTCGATGCCGAGGCTGTCGACGTTTCCACCAGCAACTGGGAGATCGAGCTTGCGCAGGGCCTTGGAGAGGATCAGGAGCAGCAAGGATGGGACCGAAAGTGGACGAATCGTAGTGGAGGTCAAGATGGCCAGGCCTTCATGGAGGAGCTTCGCATACGAAGAGCTTGCAGCTGCCACCGATAGGTTCAGCTCAG ACAAGTTGGTCGGCAAGGGAGGACATGCAGAGGTCTATAAAGGGTGTTTGGGTGATGGCCAACTTGTGGCAGTGAAGAGGCTGATAAAGAGGGAGAGCGAGGAGGAGAGGATAGGGGATTTCTTATCCGAGCTTGGAATCATTGCTCATGTGAACCACCCTAACGCTGCACAGCTGCTGGGGTTCAGCGTGGAAGGGGGTCTGCACCTGGTTCTGCAGTTCTCCCCTCATGGAAGCTTGGCTTCTCTGCTCCATG GTTCAAAGGAGGCTCTCGATTGGAGGGTGAGGTTTCAGATCGCCGCAGGCATTGCAGAAGGCCTGCGCTACCTCCACGAGGGCTGCCAAAGGCGCATAATCCACAGAGATATCAAGGCCTCAAACATACTCTTAACTGAAGACTTCCAACCTCAG ATCTCCGATTTCGGGCTTGCAAAGTGGCTGCCAGACAAATGGAATCACCATGTTGTGTTCCCCATCGAAGGCACATTCGG ATACTTGGCACCGGAGTACTTCATGCACGGAGTGGTGAATGAGAAGACGGATGTGTTTGCCTTTGGGGTGCTGCTGCTGGAGCTCATAACAGGAAGGCGAGCAATTGATTCCTCGAGACAAAGCTTGGTGATATGG GCTCTGTGCTTGCACCAGGCAAGACCACTGCTCGATGCAAACAGCGTGAAGCAGCTCGTCGACCCCTCTCTCGAAGATTCGTACGATGCGAAGGAACTGGCACGCGCGCTGCAAGTCGCCTCAGCGTGCATTCACCACCTCTCGACCTCGAGGCCAACCATGAATGAG GTGGTTCGGCTTCTGCGAGGTGAGGAGGGGCTGATGGAGATCATAGGAAAAGAATCCAATTACAAGGTTGCTAGACCGCCATTGATCGATACTTGCGACATGGACGACTACACCTCTTCGAGGTACCTCAACGATCTCCACCGACATAAGCAGCTTGCTCTGGAGCAGTGa
- the LOC103970173 gene encoding receptor-like cytosolic serine/threonine-protein kinase RBK1 isoform X1: MKLIEYFLQSPELDQEEAPKSNSNSVEVLVESAEQLSPKEAQKDPSIPVKGTEENEQSSKAESEDNSVDGSDQRSLDGAALDHNSIVESEAHSVDGSDQNSPRGVLDSTSSAESDGNSSSSDTSSVDRSIAPCGTRLESHSVQWRNLIAGFIMRKKRSMPRLSTFPPATGRSSLRRALERIRSSKDGTESGRIVVEVKMARPSWRSFAYEELAAATDRFSSDKLVGKGGHAEVYKGCLGDGQLVAVKRLIKRESEEERIGDFLSELGIIAHVNHPNAAQLLGFSVEGGLHLVLQFSPHGSLASLLHGSKEALDWRVRFQIAAGIAEGLRYLHEGCQRRIIHRDIKASNILLTEDFQPQISDFGLAKWLPDKWNHHVVFPIEGTFGYLAPEYFMHGVVNEKTDVFAFGVLLLELITGRRAIDSSRQSLVIWALCLHQARPLLDANSVKQLVDPSLEDSYDAKELARALQVASACIHHLSTSRPTMNEVVRLLRGEEGLMEIIGKESNYKVARPPLIDTCDMDDYTSSRYLNDLHRHKQLALEQ, encoded by the exons ATGAAGTTGATCGAGTATTTTCTTCAATCTCCAGAGCTTGATCAGGAAGAAGCCCCCAAGAGTAATTCGAACTCTGTAGAAG TACTTGTGGAATCAGCAGAGCAGCTTTCTCCCAAGGAGGCGCAGAAGGATCCTTCGATTCCGGTAAAAG GAACAGAGGAGAATGAACAGAGTTCCAAAGCAGAGAGTGAAGACAACAGCGTTGATGGCTCCGATCAGAGATCACTCGATGGAGCTGCGCTCGATCACAACTCCATAGTAGAGTCCGAAGCCCACAGCGTCGATGGCTCCGACCAGAACTCGCCCAGAGGCGTGCTTGACTCTACATCAAGTGCAGAATCCGAtgggaacagcagcagcagcgacacTTCATCGGTGGACCGATCGATAGCCCCATGCGGGACAAGACTGGAGTCCCACAGCGTGCAGTGGCGCAACCTGATTGCAGGTTTCATAATGAGAAAGAAAAGGTCGATGCCGAGGCTGTCGACGTTTCCACCAGCAACTGGGAGATCGAGCTTGCGCAGGGCCTTGGAGAGGATCAGGAGCAGCAAGGATGGGACCGAAAGTGGACGAATCGTAGTGGAGGTCAAGATGGCCAGGCCTTCATGGAGGAGCTTCGCATACGAAGAGCTTGCAGCTGCCACCGATAGGTTCAGCTCAG ACAAGTTGGTCGGCAAGGGAGGACATGCAGAGGTCTATAAAGGGTGTTTGGGTGATGGCCAACTTGTGGCAGTGAAGAGGCTGATAAAGAGGGAGAGCGAGGAGGAGAGGATAGGGGATTTCTTATCCGAGCTTGGAATCATTGCTCATGTGAACCACCCTAACGCTGCACAGCTGCTGGGGTTCAGCGTGGAAGGGGGTCTGCACCTGGTTCTGCAGTTCTCCCCTCATGGAAGCTTGGCTTCTCTGCTCCATG GTTCAAAGGAGGCTCTCGATTGGAGGGTGAGGTTTCAGATCGCCGCAGGCATTGCAGAAGGCCTGCGCTACCTCCACGAGGGCTGCCAAAGGCGCATAATCCACAGAGATATCAAGGCCTCAAACATACTCTTAACTGAAGACTTCCAACCTCAG ATCTCCGATTTCGGGCTTGCAAAGTGGCTGCCAGACAAATGGAATCACCATGTTGTGTTCCCCATCGAAGGCACATTCGG ATACTTGGCACCGGAGTACTTCATGCACGGAGTGGTGAATGAGAAGACGGATGTGTTTGCCTTTGGGGTGCTGCTGCTGGAGCTCATAACAGGAAGGCGAGCAATTGATTCCTCGAGACAAAGCTTGGTGATATGG GCTCTGTGCTTGCACCAGGCAAGACCACTGCTCGATGCAAACAGCGTGAAGCAGCTCGTCGACCCCTCTCTCGAAGATTCGTACGATGCGAAGGAACTGGCACGCGCGCTGCAAGTCGCCTCAGCGTGCATTCACCACCTCTCGACCTCGAGGCCAACCATGAATGAG GTGGTTCGGCTTCTGCGAGGTGAGGAGGGGCTGATGGAGATCATAGGAAAAGAATCCAATTACAAGGTTGCTAGACCGCCATTGATCGATACTTGCGACATGGACGACTACACCTCTTCGAGGTACCTCAACGATCTCCACCGACATAAGCAGCTTGCTCTGGAGCAGTGa
- the LOC103970173 gene encoding receptor-like cytosolic serine/threonine-protein kinase RBK1 isoform X5 — translation MTSKEELDQEEAPKSNSNSVEVLVESAEQLSPKEAQKDPSIPVKGTEENEQSSKAESEDNSVDGSDQRSLDGAALDHNSIVESEAHSVDGSDQNSPRGVLDSTSSAESDGNSSSSDTSSVDRSIAPCGTRLESHSVQWRNLIAGFIMRKKRSMPRLSTFPPATGRSSLRRALERIRSSKDGTESGRIVVEVKMARPSWRSFAYEELAAATDRFSSDKLVGKGGHAEVYKGCLGDGQLVAVKRLIKRESEEERIGDFLSELGIIAHVNHPNAAQLLGFSVEGGLHLVLQFSPHGSLASLLHGSKEALDWRVRFQIAAGIAEGLRYLHEGCQRRIIHRDIKASNILLTEDFQPQISDFGLAKWLPDKWNHHVVFPIEGTFGYLAPEYFMHGVVNEKTDVFAFGVLLLELITGRRAIDSSRQSLVIWALCLHQARPLLDANSVKQLVDPSLEDSYDAKELARALQVASACIHHLSTSRPTMNEVVRLLRGEEGLMEIIGKESNYKVARPPLIDTCDMDDYTSSRYLNDLHRHKQLALEQ, via the exons ATGACTTCCAAGGAAG AGCTTGATCAGGAAGAAGCCCCCAAGAGTAATTCGAACTCTGTAGAAG TACTTGTGGAATCAGCAGAGCAGCTTTCTCCCAAGGAGGCGCAGAAGGATCCTTCGATTCCGGTAAAAG GAACAGAGGAGAATGAACAGAGTTCCAAAGCAGAGAGTGAAGACAACAGCGTTGATGGCTCCGATCAGAGATCACTCGATGGAGCTGCGCTCGATCACAACTCCATAGTAGAGTCCGAAGCCCACAGCGTCGATGGCTCCGACCAGAACTCGCCCAGAGGCGTGCTTGACTCTACATCAAGTGCAGAATCCGAtgggaacagcagcagcagcgacacTTCATCGGTGGACCGATCGATAGCCCCATGCGGGACAAGACTGGAGTCCCACAGCGTGCAGTGGCGCAACCTGATTGCAGGTTTCATAATGAGAAAGAAAAGGTCGATGCCGAGGCTGTCGACGTTTCCACCAGCAACTGGGAGATCGAGCTTGCGCAGGGCCTTGGAGAGGATCAGGAGCAGCAAGGATGGGACCGAAAGTGGACGAATCGTAGTGGAGGTCAAGATGGCCAGGCCTTCATGGAGGAGCTTCGCATACGAAGAGCTTGCAGCTGCCACCGATAGGTTCAGCTCAG ACAAGTTGGTCGGCAAGGGAGGACATGCAGAGGTCTATAAAGGGTGTTTGGGTGATGGCCAACTTGTGGCAGTGAAGAGGCTGATAAAGAGGGAGAGCGAGGAGGAGAGGATAGGGGATTTCTTATCCGAGCTTGGAATCATTGCTCATGTGAACCACCCTAACGCTGCACAGCTGCTGGGGTTCAGCGTGGAAGGGGGTCTGCACCTGGTTCTGCAGTTCTCCCCTCATGGAAGCTTGGCTTCTCTGCTCCATG GTTCAAAGGAGGCTCTCGATTGGAGGGTGAGGTTTCAGATCGCCGCAGGCATTGCAGAAGGCCTGCGCTACCTCCACGAGGGCTGCCAAAGGCGCATAATCCACAGAGATATCAAGGCCTCAAACATACTCTTAACTGAAGACTTCCAACCTCAG ATCTCCGATTTCGGGCTTGCAAAGTGGCTGCCAGACAAATGGAATCACCATGTTGTGTTCCCCATCGAAGGCACATTCGG ATACTTGGCACCGGAGTACTTCATGCACGGAGTGGTGAATGAGAAGACGGATGTGTTTGCCTTTGGGGTGCTGCTGCTGGAGCTCATAACAGGAAGGCGAGCAATTGATTCCTCGAGACAAAGCTTGGTGATATGG GCTCTGTGCTTGCACCAGGCAAGACCACTGCTCGATGCAAACAGCGTGAAGCAGCTCGTCGACCCCTCTCTCGAAGATTCGTACGATGCGAAGGAACTGGCACGCGCGCTGCAAGTCGCCTCAGCGTGCATTCACCACCTCTCGACCTCGAGGCCAACCATGAATGAG GTGGTTCGGCTTCTGCGAGGTGAGGAGGGGCTGATGGAGATCATAGGAAAAGAATCCAATTACAAGGTTGCTAGACCGCCATTGATCGATACTTGCGACATGGACGACTACACCTCTTCGAGGTACCTCAACGATCTCCACCGACATAAGCAGCTTGCTCTGGAGCAGTGa
- the LOC103970173 gene encoding receptor-like cytosolic serine/threonine-protein kinase RBK1 isoform X3, with protein MKLIEYFLQSPELDQEEAPKSNSNSVEVLVESAEQLSPKEAQKDPSIPVKGTEENEQSSKAESEDNSVDGSDQRSLDGAALDHNSIVESEAHSVDGSDQNSPRGVLDSTSSAESDGNSSSSDTSSVDRSIAPCGTRLESHSVQWRNLIAGFIMRKKRSMPRLSTFPPATGRSSLRRALERIRSSKDGTESGRIVVEVKMARPSWRSFAYEELAAATDRFSSDKLVGKGGHAEVYKGCLGDGQLVAVKRLIKRESEEERIGDFLSELGIIAHVNHPNAAQLLGFSVEGGLHLVLQFSPHGSLASLLHGSKEALDWRVRFQIAAGIAEGLRYLHEGCQRRIIHRDIKASNILLTEDFQPQISDFGLAKWLPDKWNHHVVFPIEGTFGYLAPEYFMHGVVNEKTDVFAFGVLLLELITGRRAIDSSRQSLVIWARPLLDANSVKQLVDPSLEDSYDAKELARALQVASACIHHLSTSRPTMNEVVRLLRGEEGLMEIIGKESNYKVARPPLIDTCDMDDYTSSRYLNDLHRHKQLALEQ; from the exons ATGAAGTTGATCGAGTATTTTCTTCAATCTCCAGAGCTTGATCAGGAAGAAGCCCCCAAGAGTAATTCGAACTCTGTAGAAG TACTTGTGGAATCAGCAGAGCAGCTTTCTCCCAAGGAGGCGCAGAAGGATCCTTCGATTCCGGTAAAAG GAACAGAGGAGAATGAACAGAGTTCCAAAGCAGAGAGTGAAGACAACAGCGTTGATGGCTCCGATCAGAGATCACTCGATGGAGCTGCGCTCGATCACAACTCCATAGTAGAGTCCGAAGCCCACAGCGTCGATGGCTCCGACCAGAACTCGCCCAGAGGCGTGCTTGACTCTACATCAAGTGCAGAATCCGAtgggaacagcagcagcagcgacacTTCATCGGTGGACCGATCGATAGCCCCATGCGGGACAAGACTGGAGTCCCACAGCGTGCAGTGGCGCAACCTGATTGCAGGTTTCATAATGAGAAAGAAAAGGTCGATGCCGAGGCTGTCGACGTTTCCACCAGCAACTGGGAGATCGAGCTTGCGCAGGGCCTTGGAGAGGATCAGGAGCAGCAAGGATGGGACCGAAAGTGGACGAATCGTAGTGGAGGTCAAGATGGCCAGGCCTTCATGGAGGAGCTTCGCATACGAAGAGCTTGCAGCTGCCACCGATAGGTTCAGCTCAG ACAAGTTGGTCGGCAAGGGAGGACATGCAGAGGTCTATAAAGGGTGTTTGGGTGATGGCCAACTTGTGGCAGTGAAGAGGCTGATAAAGAGGGAGAGCGAGGAGGAGAGGATAGGGGATTTCTTATCCGAGCTTGGAATCATTGCTCATGTGAACCACCCTAACGCTGCACAGCTGCTGGGGTTCAGCGTGGAAGGGGGTCTGCACCTGGTTCTGCAGTTCTCCCCTCATGGAAGCTTGGCTTCTCTGCTCCATG GTTCAAAGGAGGCTCTCGATTGGAGGGTGAGGTTTCAGATCGCCGCAGGCATTGCAGAAGGCCTGCGCTACCTCCACGAGGGCTGCCAAAGGCGCATAATCCACAGAGATATCAAGGCCTCAAACATACTCTTAACTGAAGACTTCCAACCTCAG ATCTCCGATTTCGGGCTTGCAAAGTGGCTGCCAGACAAATGGAATCACCATGTTGTGTTCCCCATCGAAGGCACATTCGG ATACTTGGCACCGGAGTACTTCATGCACGGAGTGGTGAATGAGAAGACGGATGTGTTTGCCTTTGGGGTGCTGCTGCTGGAGCTCATAACAGGAAGGCGAGCAATTGATTCCTCGAGACAAAGCTTGGTGATATGG GCAAGACCACTGCTCGATGCAAACAGCGTGAAGCAGCTCGTCGACCCCTCTCTCGAAGATTCGTACGATGCGAAGGAACTGGCACGCGCGCTGCAAGTCGCCTCAGCGTGCATTCACCACCTCTCGACCTCGAGGCCAACCATGAATGAG GTGGTTCGGCTTCTGCGAGGTGAGGAGGGGCTGATGGAGATCATAGGAAAAGAATCCAATTACAAGGTTGCTAGACCGCCATTGATCGATACTTGCGACATGGACGACTACACCTCTTCGAGGTACCTCAACGATCTCCACCGACATAAGCAGCTTGCTCTGGAGCAGTGa
- the LOC103970173 gene encoding receptor-like cytosolic serine/threonine-protein kinase RBK1 isoform X7, whose protein sequence is MTSKEELDQEEAPKSNSNSVEEQLSPKEAQKDPSIPVKGTEENEQSSKAESEDNSVDGSDQRSLDGAALDHNSIVESEAHSVDGSDQNSPRGVLDSTSSAESDGNSSSSDTSSVDRSIAPCGTRLESHSVQWRNLIAGFIMRKKRSMPRLSTFPPATGRSSLRRALERIRSSKDGTESGRIVVEVKMARPSWRSFAYEELAAATDRFSSDKLVGKGGHAEVYKGCLGDGQLVAVKRLIKRESEEERIGDFLSELGIIAHVNHPNAAQLLGFSVEGGLHLVLQFSPHGSLASLLHGSKEALDWRVRFQIAAGIAEGLRYLHEGCQRRIIHRDIKASNILLTEDFQPQISDFGLAKWLPDKWNHHVVFPIEGTFGYLAPEYFMHGVVNEKTDVFAFGVLLLELITGRRAIDSSRQSLVIWALCLHQARPLLDANSVKQLVDPSLEDSYDAKELARALQVASACIHHLSTSRPTMNEVVRLLRGEEGLMEIIGKESNYKVARPPLIDTCDMDDYTSSRYLNDLHRHKQLALEQ, encoded by the exons ATGACTTCCAAGGAAG AGCTTGATCAGGAAGAAGCCCCCAAGAGTAATTCGAACTCTGTAGAAG AGCAGCTTTCTCCCAAGGAGGCGCAGAAGGATCCTTCGATTCCGGTAAAAG GAACAGAGGAGAATGAACAGAGTTCCAAAGCAGAGAGTGAAGACAACAGCGTTGATGGCTCCGATCAGAGATCACTCGATGGAGCTGCGCTCGATCACAACTCCATAGTAGAGTCCGAAGCCCACAGCGTCGATGGCTCCGACCAGAACTCGCCCAGAGGCGTGCTTGACTCTACATCAAGTGCAGAATCCGAtgggaacagcagcagcagcgacacTTCATCGGTGGACCGATCGATAGCCCCATGCGGGACAAGACTGGAGTCCCACAGCGTGCAGTGGCGCAACCTGATTGCAGGTTTCATAATGAGAAAGAAAAGGTCGATGCCGAGGCTGTCGACGTTTCCACCAGCAACTGGGAGATCGAGCTTGCGCAGGGCCTTGGAGAGGATCAGGAGCAGCAAGGATGGGACCGAAAGTGGACGAATCGTAGTGGAGGTCAAGATGGCCAGGCCTTCATGGAGGAGCTTCGCATACGAAGAGCTTGCAGCTGCCACCGATAGGTTCAGCTCAG ACAAGTTGGTCGGCAAGGGAGGACATGCAGAGGTCTATAAAGGGTGTTTGGGTGATGGCCAACTTGTGGCAGTGAAGAGGCTGATAAAGAGGGAGAGCGAGGAGGAGAGGATAGGGGATTTCTTATCCGAGCTTGGAATCATTGCTCATGTGAACCACCCTAACGCTGCACAGCTGCTGGGGTTCAGCGTGGAAGGGGGTCTGCACCTGGTTCTGCAGTTCTCCCCTCATGGAAGCTTGGCTTCTCTGCTCCATG GTTCAAAGGAGGCTCTCGATTGGAGGGTGAGGTTTCAGATCGCCGCAGGCATTGCAGAAGGCCTGCGCTACCTCCACGAGGGCTGCCAAAGGCGCATAATCCACAGAGATATCAAGGCCTCAAACATACTCTTAACTGAAGACTTCCAACCTCAG ATCTCCGATTTCGGGCTTGCAAAGTGGCTGCCAGACAAATGGAATCACCATGTTGTGTTCCCCATCGAAGGCACATTCGG ATACTTGGCACCGGAGTACTTCATGCACGGAGTGGTGAATGAGAAGACGGATGTGTTTGCCTTTGGGGTGCTGCTGCTGGAGCTCATAACAGGAAGGCGAGCAATTGATTCCTCGAGACAAAGCTTGGTGATATGG GCTCTGTGCTTGCACCAGGCAAGACCACTGCTCGATGCAAACAGCGTGAAGCAGCTCGTCGACCCCTCTCTCGAAGATTCGTACGATGCGAAGGAACTGGCACGCGCGCTGCAAGTCGCCTCAGCGTGCATTCACCACCTCTCGACCTCGAGGCCAACCATGAATGAG GTGGTTCGGCTTCTGCGAGGTGAGGAGGGGCTGATGGAGATCATAGGAAAAGAATCCAATTACAAGGTTGCTAGACCGCCATTGATCGATACTTGCGACATGGACGACTACACCTCTTCGAGGTACCTCAACGATCTCCACCGACATAAGCAGCTTGCTCTGGAGCAGTGa
- the LOC103970173 gene encoding receptor-like cytosolic serine/threonine-protein kinase RBK1 isoform X6: MTSKEELDQEEAPKSNSNSVEAEQLSPKEAQKDPSIPVKGTEENEQSSKAESEDNSVDGSDQRSLDGAALDHNSIVESEAHSVDGSDQNSPRGVLDSTSSAESDGNSSSSDTSSVDRSIAPCGTRLESHSVQWRNLIAGFIMRKKRSMPRLSTFPPATGRSSLRRALERIRSSKDGTESGRIVVEVKMARPSWRSFAYEELAAATDRFSSDKLVGKGGHAEVYKGCLGDGQLVAVKRLIKRESEEERIGDFLSELGIIAHVNHPNAAQLLGFSVEGGLHLVLQFSPHGSLASLLHGSKEALDWRVRFQIAAGIAEGLRYLHEGCQRRIIHRDIKASNILLTEDFQPQISDFGLAKWLPDKWNHHVVFPIEGTFGYLAPEYFMHGVVNEKTDVFAFGVLLLELITGRRAIDSSRQSLVIWALCLHQARPLLDANSVKQLVDPSLEDSYDAKELARALQVASACIHHLSTSRPTMNEVVRLLRGEEGLMEIIGKESNYKVARPPLIDTCDMDDYTSSRYLNDLHRHKQLALEQ, encoded by the exons ATGACTTCCAAGGAAG AGCTTGATCAGGAAGAAGCCCCCAAGAGTAATTCGAACTCTGTAGAAG CAGAGCAGCTTTCTCCCAAGGAGGCGCAGAAGGATCCTTCGATTCCGGTAAAAG GAACAGAGGAGAATGAACAGAGTTCCAAAGCAGAGAGTGAAGACAACAGCGTTGATGGCTCCGATCAGAGATCACTCGATGGAGCTGCGCTCGATCACAACTCCATAGTAGAGTCCGAAGCCCACAGCGTCGATGGCTCCGACCAGAACTCGCCCAGAGGCGTGCTTGACTCTACATCAAGTGCAGAATCCGAtgggaacagcagcagcagcgacacTTCATCGGTGGACCGATCGATAGCCCCATGCGGGACAAGACTGGAGTCCCACAGCGTGCAGTGGCGCAACCTGATTGCAGGTTTCATAATGAGAAAGAAAAGGTCGATGCCGAGGCTGTCGACGTTTCCACCAGCAACTGGGAGATCGAGCTTGCGCAGGGCCTTGGAGAGGATCAGGAGCAGCAAGGATGGGACCGAAAGTGGACGAATCGTAGTGGAGGTCAAGATGGCCAGGCCTTCATGGAGGAGCTTCGCATACGAAGAGCTTGCAGCTGCCACCGATAGGTTCAGCTCAG ACAAGTTGGTCGGCAAGGGAGGACATGCAGAGGTCTATAAAGGGTGTTTGGGTGATGGCCAACTTGTGGCAGTGAAGAGGCTGATAAAGAGGGAGAGCGAGGAGGAGAGGATAGGGGATTTCTTATCCGAGCTTGGAATCATTGCTCATGTGAACCACCCTAACGCTGCACAGCTGCTGGGGTTCAGCGTGGAAGGGGGTCTGCACCTGGTTCTGCAGTTCTCCCCTCATGGAAGCTTGGCTTCTCTGCTCCATG GTTCAAAGGAGGCTCTCGATTGGAGGGTGAGGTTTCAGATCGCCGCAGGCATTGCAGAAGGCCTGCGCTACCTCCACGAGGGCTGCCAAAGGCGCATAATCCACAGAGATATCAAGGCCTCAAACATACTCTTAACTGAAGACTTCCAACCTCAG ATCTCCGATTTCGGGCTTGCAAAGTGGCTGCCAGACAAATGGAATCACCATGTTGTGTTCCCCATCGAAGGCACATTCGG ATACTTGGCACCGGAGTACTTCATGCACGGAGTGGTGAATGAGAAGACGGATGTGTTTGCCTTTGGGGTGCTGCTGCTGGAGCTCATAACAGGAAGGCGAGCAATTGATTCCTCGAGACAAAGCTTGGTGATATGG GCTCTGTGCTTGCACCAGGCAAGACCACTGCTCGATGCAAACAGCGTGAAGCAGCTCGTCGACCCCTCTCTCGAAGATTCGTACGATGCGAAGGAACTGGCACGCGCGCTGCAAGTCGCCTCAGCGTGCATTCACCACCTCTCGACCTCGAGGCCAACCATGAATGAG GTGGTTCGGCTTCTGCGAGGTGAGGAGGGGCTGATGGAGATCATAGGAAAAGAATCCAATTACAAGGTTGCTAGACCGCCATTGATCGATACTTGCGACATGGACGACTACACCTCTTCGAGGTACCTCAACGATCTCCACCGACATAAGCAGCTTGCTCTGGAGCAGTGa